From a single Paenibacillus sp. FSL R5-0345 genomic region:
- the gmk gene encoding guanylate kinase, translating to MSKGLLIILSGPSGVGKGTVCTALRPKMPELVYSVSATTRSPRAGEEDGVNYFFKSKEQFAAMIEADQLLEYAEYVGNFYGTPRDFVERTLNSGKDIILEIEVQGALKVKEKFPEGIFVFLLPPSMDELKDRIRGRGTEHPDVIDHRMTVAEDEINLMQHYDYAVVNDEIDLACKRIESIIIAEHCKVR from the coding sequence ATGTCAAAAGGATTGCTCATCATATTATCCGGACCTTCCGGCGTAGGTAAAGGTACTGTATGTACTGCGCTACGTCCGAAGATGCCCGAACTTGTCTACTCAGTATCAGCTACTACTCGTAGTCCGCGTGCGGGTGAGGAAGACGGTGTGAACTATTTTTTCAAAAGCAAAGAGCAGTTTGCGGCTATGATAGAAGCCGATCAACTGCTTGAATATGCGGAGTACGTAGGTAATTTTTACGGTACTCCACGTGATTTTGTAGAGAGAACTCTCAATAGCGGCAAAGACATTATTCTCGAAATTGAGGTTCAGGGAGCTCTCAAAGTCAAAGAGAAATTTCCTGAAGGTATTTTTGTGTTCCTTCTTCCACCTTCTATGGACGAGTTGAAGGACCGCATACGCGGACGGGGTACGGAACATCCAGATGTGATCGATCACCGCATGACCGTAGCGGAGGATGAGATAAATCTAATGCAGCATTATGATTATGCTGTTGTGAATGATGAGATTGATCTGGCTTGTAAGAGAATAGAAAGCATCATTATCGCCGAACATTGTAAAGTCAGATAA
- the rpoZ gene encoding DNA-directed RNA polymerase subunit omega, giving the protein MLYPSIDEMMTKVDSKYSLVVAAARRARQLREGGKTDVKNPRSHKFVGVALEEIYEDRITLTRGEE; this is encoded by the coding sequence GTGCTATATCCATCCATTGATGAAATGATGACCAAGGTTGACAGTAAGTATTCGCTCGTTGTAGCCGCAGCACGTCGTGCTAGACAATTGCGTGAGGGTGGTAAGACAGATGTGAAGAACCCTAGATCGCATAAATTCGTTGGTGTTGCTCTTGAAGAAATTTACGAAGATCGCATTACGCTTACCCGCGGTGAAGAGTAG
- the coaBC gene encoding bifunctional phosphopantothenoylcysteine decarboxylase/phosphopantothenate--cysteine ligase CoaBC yields MLKSLKGKTILLGITGGIAAYKAASLTSKLVQKGAEVHVIMTASAKQFITELTLQSLSKQRVYSDTFQERDPSSISHIDLADSADLVIVAPATANMIAKMAHGIADDMLSTTLLATTAPVMVAPAMNVHMYQHPAVLSNLDTLAKRGIQFIEPGEGLLACGYVGKGRLEEPETIVSYVEDFFAMQESAKSSALKGKKIVITAGGTVERIDPVRYISNDSSGKMGFAVARAARAMGADVTLIAARTDEAPPQDPDISVIRVQSAQEMYEAVTAHWDSCDIMIKAAAVSDYRPKHSEQSKIKKSGDTLTLELIKTTDILETLGKNKDKQFLIGFAAETGNTEFYAKDKLVRKNCDLIVANNVAAAGAGFGSDTNIVSIYDADGLVLELPQLSKDEVARRLLTLVAERISGASL; encoded by the coding sequence ATGTTGAAGAGCTTGAAGGGGAAGACTATTTTACTTGGGATTACAGGAGGTATTGCGGCCTACAAAGCAGCGTCCCTGACCAGTAAGCTTGTCCAAAAAGGAGCCGAGGTTCATGTCATTATGACAGCATCGGCAAAGCAGTTCATTACAGAATTAACTCTACAGTCACTGTCGAAGCAACGAGTTTATAGTGATACATTTCAGGAACGTGACCCATCTTCCATCTCGCATATTGATTTGGCCGATTCAGCGGATCTTGTAATAGTAGCGCCAGCAACTGCGAATATGATTGCCAAGATGGCGCATGGAATTGCGGATGATATGTTATCTACTACGTTACTCGCTACTACTGCACCTGTAATGGTGGCACCAGCTATGAATGTCCATATGTATCAGCATCCCGCTGTACTTAGCAATTTGGATACCCTGGCTAAACGTGGTATTCAGTTTATTGAACCTGGGGAAGGTCTGCTGGCATGCGGTTACGTAGGTAAAGGCCGTTTAGAGGAGCCTGAGACAATCGTAAGTTATGTGGAGGATTTTTTTGCAATGCAAGAAAGTGCGAAGTCTAGTGCACTCAAGGGTAAAAAGATTGTCATCACAGCTGGCGGTACAGTTGAACGGATTGATCCGGTACGCTATATCTCCAATGATTCCTCTGGTAAAATGGGGTTTGCTGTGGCACGTGCTGCACGTGCTATGGGGGCAGATGTTACCTTGATTGCTGCGCGAACAGATGAAGCGCCTCCGCAGGACCCGGATATTTCTGTTATTCGTGTTCAATCCGCACAAGAAATGTATGAAGCAGTTACTGCCCATTGGGATAGCTGCGATATCATGATTAAGGCAGCGGCTGTATCGGATTACCGTCCGAAGCATAGCGAGCAATCCAAAATTAAAAAAAGTGGAGATACGCTGACTCTTGAGCTTATAAAAACAACGGATATCCTCGAAACGCTAGGTAAGAACAAGGATAAGCAGTTCTTGATCGGTTTTGCAGCGGAGACGGGAAACACAGAATTTTATGCAAAGGACAAGCTGGTCCGAAAAAACTGCGATCTCATCGTTGCTAACAACGTAGCGGCTGCAGGAGCCGGATTTGGATCGGATACGAATATTGTATCGATTTATGATGCAGATGGATTGGTGCTTGAATTGCCACAATTGTCTAAGGATGAGGTCGCACGCCGTTTGCTGACACTTGTGGCAGAGCGCATTTCTGGAGCTTCATTATAA
- the priA gene encoding primosomal protein N', which produces MDIAKVIVDVPVRSTDRPFDYSIPESLKLWIEVGSRVAVPFGHRTVQGFVVSLESGETVVNPALKPIQEVLDLLPPLSPELVELADWMSKRYACRRISALQAMLPTALKGKAERLISLGVVEEETAFPDDELFPMFAETENEERLITEFIGRNGEVSMKQLTRAFPEAAETVKFMLRRGVLVESQSIKDKMGKKKLKAVDLAIGITAAREALSKFPKKSARQKEVLSFLIEREATLPMALKEVLSALQVTASTVKGLEEKGFIEISEIEVYRDPYQGRDFKPTTPLPLTAEQEIVYTRISRTLEEQLHEVFLVHGVTGSGKTEIYLQCIKRCLDQGRQAVVLVPEIALTPQMVERFKGRFGSGVAVMHSRLSVGERYDEWRKIREGKATVAVGARSAVFAPFSNLGLIIMDEEHETSYKQEENPKYHARDAAIRRAEQCGAAVILGSATPSLESYHAARAQSDIHFSPVLLEMPTRALGNELPKVNVVDMREELKEGNRSMFSRKLHSALAERLERGEQTVLLLNRRGFSTFVMCRSCGYVAGCPECDISLTYHSRSDNLRCHYCGHAEPAPKLCPECASEHIRFFGTGTQRVEEELGKLFPGIRVIRMDVDTTTEKGSHEKLLNQFRDKKADVLLGTQMVAKGLDFPDVTLVGVITADSALNLPDFRAAEKTFQLLTQVAGRAGRHQLPGEVVVQSYTPEHYSIVHASGHDYLSFVREELKHRRGLHYPPYCRLILVTLSHEQLPLLLRMAENYAMNLQGKARQLRWYGSLDKLTNDVLDLLGPVASPIPRLKGRYRFQCMIKWRGAIDVIGLVRQVAEELEDSVRDTGLQISIDVDPQMLM; this is translated from the coding sequence ATGGATATTGCCAAGGTCATTGTGGATGTGCCTGTACGCAGCACTGACCGGCCATTTGATTATAGTATTCCAGAATCACTGAAATTATGGATTGAAGTGGGCAGCCGAGTAGCAGTCCCGTTTGGACACCGTACGGTGCAAGGGTTTGTTGTTTCGTTAGAGTCAGGAGAAACAGTAGTGAATCCTGCACTTAAGCCTATTCAAGAAGTACTTGATCTGCTTCCACCGTTATCCCCTGAATTAGTTGAGTTAGCAGACTGGATGAGTAAAAGATATGCCTGCAGACGAATTTCTGCCCTTCAAGCGATGCTGCCCACCGCTCTTAAGGGGAAGGCAGAACGACTGATTTCATTAGGAGTTGTGGAAGAAGAGACAGCATTCCCTGATGATGAATTATTCCCTATGTTTGCTGAGACAGAGAATGAGGAACGACTAATCACTGAATTTATTGGACGTAATGGCGAAGTTTCCATGAAGCAACTTACCCGTGCGTTTCCGGAGGCTGCGGAAACGGTGAAGTTCATGCTGCGGCGCGGAGTTCTTGTAGAGAGCCAATCAATCAAAGATAAAATGGGCAAGAAAAAGCTGAAAGCGGTAGATCTGGCGATAGGCATTACGGCTGCGCGTGAGGCGTTGAGTAAGTTTCCTAAAAAATCTGCGCGACAGAAGGAAGTGCTAAGCTTTCTAATCGAAAGAGAAGCTACACTCCCTATGGCGCTTAAGGAAGTCTTGTCAGCCCTTCAAGTCACGGCAAGTACGGTAAAGGGTTTAGAGGAAAAAGGCTTCATCGAAATCAGCGAGATTGAAGTCTATCGCGACCCTTATCAAGGACGTGACTTTAAGCCTACTACGCCTCTGCCACTTACTGCAGAGCAAGAGATTGTATACACTCGAATTTCACGAACACTAGAAGAGCAACTACATGAAGTATTTCTGGTACATGGCGTTACGGGGAGCGGCAAGACAGAAATCTACTTGCAATGTATCAAACGTTGCTTGGATCAGGGCAGACAGGCCGTAGTGCTCGTTCCAGAAATTGCATTAACACCGCAGATGGTGGAACGTTTTAAAGGACGTTTTGGAAGTGGTGTTGCGGTAATGCATAGCCGATTGTCTGTAGGTGAGCGTTACGATGAGTGGCGCAAAATCCGCGAAGGAAAGGCTACGGTTGCCGTTGGTGCCCGATCAGCAGTGTTTGCTCCGTTCTCTAACCTGGGTTTGATTATTATGGATGAAGAACATGAGACCTCATATAAGCAGGAGGAAAATCCGAAATATCATGCCCGTGATGCTGCGATTCGCAGAGCCGAGCAGTGTGGGGCAGCTGTGATTTTAGGCTCCGCCACGCCTTCGTTAGAAAGCTATCATGCTGCCAGAGCACAGAGTGATATTCATTTTTCACCAGTACTTTTAGAAATGCCTACTCGCGCACTTGGCAACGAGCTTCCCAAGGTGAATGTAGTGGATATGCGGGAAGAGCTTAAAGAAGGTAATCGCTCCATGTTTAGTCGGAAGCTGCATTCTGCACTAGCTGAAAGACTGGAACGTGGAGAACAGACGGTTTTATTGCTTAACCGCAGAGGGTTCTCAACGTTTGTCATGTGCCGAAGTTGCGGATATGTGGCAGGTTGCCCGGAGTGTGATATTTCGTTAACGTATCATAGCCGTAGTGACAATTTGCGATGTCATTATTGTGGTCATGCCGAGCCAGCACCTAAGCTTTGTCCAGAGTGCGCAAGTGAGCATATCCGATTCTTCGGAACAGGAACTCAGCGAGTGGAAGAAGAGCTTGGCAAGTTGTTTCCTGGTATACGGGTGATACGTATGGATGTTGATACAACGACAGAAAAGGGTTCACACGAGAAATTACTCAACCAATTCAGAGACAAAAAAGCGGATGTTCTGCTAGGCACACAGATGGTAGCGAAGGGATTGGATTTTCCCGACGTAACTCTTGTTGGCGTAATAACTGCAGATTCAGCGTTGAACTTGCCCGATTTTCGTGCAGCTGAAAAGACCTTCCAATTGCTTACACAAGTTGCTGGAAGAGCAGGCCGGCATCAGCTTCCGGGTGAGGTAGTTGTTCAGTCCTATACACCGGAGCATTATTCTATTGTTCATGCTAGCGGGCATGACTATCTCTCTTTTGTAAGGGAGGAGTTAAAGCATCGTAGAGGGTTACATTATCCACCTTATTGCAGATTGATACTCGTTACATTATCCCATGAGCAATTACCGCTATTACTCCGGATGGCAGAGAATTACGCTATGAATCTTCAGGGGAAGGCCAGACAGCTTAGATGGTATGGGAGTCTGGATAAGTTAACTAACGATGTACTCGATCTGTTAGGTCCAGTAGCTTCACCAATCCCTCGCTTGAAGGGTAGATATAGATTCCAGTGTATGATAAAATGGCGCGGCGCCATCGATGTGATTGGGCTTGTTCGGCAAGTGGCTGAGGAGTTGGAGGATTCTGTTCGGGATACAGGGCTCCAAATCAGCATTGATGTAGATCCGCAAATGTTGATGTAA
- the def gene encoding peptide deformylase — MAIRMIVKEPDEVLHKIAKEVTVVTPNVKKLLDDMADTMYDAEGVGLAAPQVGILKRLIVVDADEEHGLIKMINPEIIGTEGEQLGPEGCLSIPGLNGDVRRAETVTVRGLNREGKEITITGSGLLARAFQHEIDHLNGVLFTDIAEKVYEMTAERNETEE; from the coding sequence ATGGCGATACGTATGATCGTTAAGGAACCGGATGAAGTGTTGCACAAAATAGCAAAAGAAGTAACTGTAGTTACACCTAATGTCAAAAAATTGTTAGATGATATGGCTGATACGATGTATGACGCTGAAGGTGTAGGGCTGGCAGCTCCACAAGTTGGTATTTTGAAGCGCCTAATTGTGGTGGATGCAGATGAAGAGCACGGGCTGATCAAAATGATTAATCCGGAAATCATCGGTACAGAAGGGGAGCAGCTAGGACCTGAAGGATGTCTTAGTATTCCCGGATTGAATGGTGATGTACGCCGTGCAGAGACAGTAACCGTACGTGGTCTTAACCGTGAGGGAAAAGAAATTACCATTACCGGCAGTGGTTTACTTGCTCGGGCTTTTCAACATGAGATTGACCATCTGAACGGAGTACTGTTTACCGATATCGCTGAAAAAGTATACGAGATGACAGCTGAACGCAATGAGACTGAGGAGTGA
- the fmt gene encoding methionyl-tRNA formyltransferase gives MKIVFMGTPAFAVPSLQMLMDEGYEVVAVVTQPDRPQGRKKILAPSPVKEAALSLGLPVLQPERMRKPEAVAELAAYEPDLIVTAAYGQILPKAVLDLPRNGCVNVHGSLLPKYRGGAPIQRSIINGEKVTGVTLMYMAEGLDTGDMISRVEVAIEDEDTSGTMFEKLSLAGRDLLKSEMPRLVNGRVQATPQDDSQATFAPNLNREDERLDWNAGSRDSYNRIRGLVPFSGAFTLWNGETFKVWSSKIPAEQKSTDSAPGTVLSVTEQGVEVKTGDGSLLLTTVQPSGKKAMSAADFSRGGVMKPGTVLG, from the coding sequence ATGAAGATTGTATTCATGGGAACCCCGGCCTTTGCGGTACCAAGCTTGCAAATGCTGATGGATGAAGGCTATGAAGTTGTAGCAGTCGTCACCCAACCAGATCGACCGCAAGGACGTAAAAAGATCTTGGCTCCTTCACCAGTTAAAGAAGCCGCATTATCTCTCGGTTTACCTGTGCTCCAGCCTGAACGGATGCGCAAACCTGAGGCTGTTGCAGAGTTAGCTGCATATGAGCCTGACCTGATTGTTACAGCTGCTTATGGTCAAATTTTGCCTAAAGCTGTATTGGATTTGCCGCGTAATGGTTGTGTGAATGTTCATGGTTCATTACTTCCTAAATACCGGGGGGGTGCACCGATTCAACGTAGTATCATTAACGGTGAGAAGGTTACCGGCGTTACTTTGATGTATATGGCTGAAGGACTTGACACTGGAGATATGATCTCGCGCGTCGAGGTGGCTATCGAGGATGAGGATACTTCCGGCACGATGTTCGAGAAGCTGAGCCTTGCTGGACGTGATCTCTTGAAGTCTGAAATGCCGCGATTAGTAAACGGTCGTGTTCAAGCTACCCCGCAAGACGATAGTCAAGCAACCTTCGCACCCAACCTAAATCGTGAGGATGAGCGTTTGGATTGGAACGCTGGTTCTCGTGATAGCTATAATAGAATCCGTGGGCTGGTTCCTTTTTCAGGTGCGTTTACACTCTGGAATGGAGAGACCTTTAAAGTTTGGTCTTCAAAAATTCCCGCTGAACAGAAATCAACTGACAGTGCGCCAGGAACGGTGCTTTCGGTTACTGAACAAGGTGTCGAGGTTAAGACTGGAGACGGAAGTCTGCTGCTAACTACTGTTCAGCCTTCTGGTAAGAAAGCTATGAGTGCTGCGGACTTTAGCCGTGGCGGTGTCATGAAACCAGGGACGGTGCTAGGTTGA
- the rsmB gene encoding 16S rRNA (cytosine(967)-C(5))-methyltransferase RsmB has translation MSAGGKKGGAGNKGKANTASARDIALDILVKVEQQGAYSNLLLNSSLQKSALSREDAGLVTELVYGTISRMNTLDYVLEEFVSKGIAKLQPWVRNLLRLSLYQIMYLDRIPSHAAVNEAVNIAKKKGHQGISGMVNGVLRSVLRAGDLPVIPDELSPAKRISIQYSHPLWLVERWITEYGVDTAEAICTANNEPPAVSVRVNTTMISREALLSQMVEQGLQASASEVSPYGIVVKGGGNLALSSWYRDGFISVQDESSMLVAEAVAPEPGMRVLDCCAAPGGKTAHMGELMKDEGSILANDLHPHKAKLISDQAARLGLESVVTGSADALELEHTLEHHSFDRILLDAPCSGLGVIRRKPDLKWRKQPEDVTSVASLQGQLLQSVSKLLKPGGVLVYSTCTTEQAENREVVAAFLKQNPDFTSITFASPLWDRLEGTALAEGEGIQLLPHHYGSDGFYISKLQRVL, from the coding sequence TTGAGCGCGGGCGGTAAAAAGGGCGGTGCCGGAAACAAAGGTAAAGCTAATACAGCCTCTGCCCGGGATATCGCACTCGATATTCTGGTAAAGGTCGAACAGCAAGGTGCATACAGCAACCTACTCTTGAACAGCAGTCTGCAGAAGTCTGCTCTTAGCAGAGAAGATGCTGGACTAGTTACTGAGCTTGTCTATGGCACCATCTCTCGTATGAACACACTTGATTATGTGCTAGAGGAATTTGTTAGCAAAGGGATCGCTAAATTGCAGCCCTGGGTGCGTAATTTATTGCGACTAAGCTTATATCAAATTATGTATCTGGACCGCATACCGTCTCATGCAGCTGTGAACGAGGCTGTTAATATAGCTAAGAAAAAGGGCCATCAAGGAATCTCGGGTATGGTTAATGGCGTGCTTCGTAGTGTGCTTCGCGCTGGAGATCTACCGGTTATACCTGATGAATTGAGCCCGGCGAAACGGATATCCATTCAGTATTCCCATCCTTTATGGTTAGTGGAGCGCTGGATTACCGAGTATGGTGTTGACACTGCGGAAGCTATCTGCACCGCTAATAATGAGCCACCTGCTGTCAGTGTACGTGTAAATACAACAATGATTAGCCGTGAAGCGCTACTGAGTCAGATGGTTGAACAAGGTTTGCAAGCTTCTGCTTCTGAAGTTAGTCCATATGGTATTGTTGTAAAAGGCGGCGGTAATCTCGCTCTTTCTTCTTGGTATCGGGATGGATTTATATCTGTTCAGGATGAAAGCTCCATGCTTGTAGCTGAAGCTGTTGCACCTGAGCCTGGAATGCGAGTTCTTGATTGCTGTGCCGCACCTGGGGGCAAAACAGCGCATATGGGCGAGCTGATGAAAGATGAAGGGTCTATTCTTGCTAACGATCTGCATCCGCATAAAGCTAAGCTTATCTCGGATCAAGCTGCGCGACTAGGTCTCGAAAGTGTAGTAACAGGCAGTGCAGATGCGCTGGAGCTAGAGCATACCTTAGAGCATCATTCCTTCGATAGAATTCTATTGGACGCTCCTTGCTCTGGGCTTGGGGTAATCCGCCGTAAGCCAGATCTCAAATGGCGTAAGCAGCCTGAGGACGTTACAAGCGTAGCGTCACTACAAGGTCAGCTCCTGCAGTCGGTCTCCAAACTGTTGAAGCCGGGTGGGGTTCTGGTTTATAGTACCTGTACGACTGAACAAGCGGAAAACCGTGAAGTTGTAGCTGCCTTTTTGAAGCAGAATCCTGATTTCACTTCTATAACGTTTGCTTCCCCGTTATGGGATAGATTGGAAGGTACTGCACTGGCTGAAGGTGAGGGAATTCAATTATTGCCGCATCACTATGGCAGCGACGGATTCTATATCTCTAAGCTTCAAAGAGTCTTGTAA
- the rlmN gene encoding 23S rRNA (adenine(2503)-C(2))-methyltransferase RlmN, producing MKPLIYDFSLEELQQWAKDNGEPAFRGGQIFDWLYVKRVSDFEAMSNLSKGLRQKLNDQFSIAALTEITKMESKDGTVKFLFGLHDDHAIETVIMKHNYGNSVCVTTQVGCRIGCTFCASTLGGLKRDLTAGEIVAQVVRSQQILDARGERVSSIVIMGTGEPFENYDATMRFLRLMIHEKGLNIGQRHITVSTSGIVPSIYKFAEEDTQINLAISIHAPNDKLRSKLMPVNRRFPFDDVIESLRYYQAKTGRRVSFEYALIGGVNDQPEHAEELAGVLKNMLCHVNLIPVNHVPERKYVRTSRNDIFEFQRILADNGVNVTIRREQGHDIAAACGQLRAKHMELG from the coding sequence ATGAAACCTTTAATATATGATTTTTCTTTAGAAGAGTTACAGCAGTGGGCGAAAGATAACGGTGAGCCTGCTTTTCGTGGTGGACAGATTTTTGATTGGTTGTATGTAAAACGTGTAAGTGACTTCGAAGCCATGAGCAATTTGTCTAAAGGACTTCGTCAGAAGCTTAATGATCAATTCTCCATTGCAGCGCTCACTGAGATTACTAAAATGGAATCGAAAGATGGAACAGTAAAATTCCTGTTTGGATTGCATGATGATCATGCGATTGAGACAGTTATCATGAAACATAATTACGGTAATAGCGTCTGTGTAACTACCCAAGTAGGCTGCCGAATCGGTTGTACATTCTGCGCCTCTACGCTTGGTGGGTTGAAGAGAGATTTGACTGCGGGTGAAATTGTAGCCCAAGTGGTACGTTCCCAACAGATCTTGGATGCGCGCGGTGAACGTGTCAGCAGTATTGTTATCATGGGTACTGGCGAGCCGTTTGAGAACTATGATGCAACCATGAGATTCTTGCGTCTTATGATTCATGAGAAAGGCTTGAATATCGGACAACGGCATATTACTGTTTCCACTAGCGGTATTGTGCCGAGCATTTATAAATTTGCAGAAGAAGATACACAGATAAATTTGGCGATTTCGATTCATGCACCTAACGATAAACTTCGTTCAAAGCTAATGCCGGTTAACCGCCGCTTTCCTTTTGATGATGTGATTGAATCTTTACGCTATTATCAAGCTAAGACGGGACGACGTGTCAGCTTTGAGTATGCTTTGATCGGTGGGGTGAATGATCAGCCGGAGCATGCTGAGGAATTAGCAGGTGTGCTTAAAAACATGCTGTGCCACGTCAATTTGATTCCAGTAAACCACGTGCCAGAGCGGAAATATGTACGTACTTCACGCAATGATATCTTTGAGTTTCAACGTATTTTGGCTGACAACGGTGTGAATGTTACCATTCGCCGTGAGCAAGGCCATGATATCGCGGCCGCATGCGGACAGCTGCGTGCCAAACATATGGAGTTGGGGTGA
- a CDS encoding Stp1/IreP family PP2C-type Ser/Thr phosphatase produces MIRTVHASDIGRVRSVNEDSVWIGTTRHGYTLGIIADGMGGHQAGETASRLALETMRNTLEGLLPELQDEALRDALSAAILEANSTVFKEASSDDKYHNMGTTVVAALMNGSSGYIGHIGDSRAYLIKDSAAVQLTEDHTLVNELFKNGQISVEELDNHPRRNVLTRALGTDAEVVADLTPVTLLPGELLLLCSDGLSNFVTNEHLGKVAGIHEIPLEERADRLLQLALLAGGGDNISVALLEHHGEAAVPETKEWD; encoded by the coding sequence TTGATCAGAACAGTTCATGCCAGCGATATTGGCCGAGTGCGCTCTGTCAATGAGGATTCGGTCTGGATCGGCACGACGCGCCACGGTTATACACTCGGCATAATTGCCGATGGGATGGGTGGACATCAGGCTGGTGAAACCGCGAGCAGGCTCGCTTTGGAGACGATGAGGAATACCCTGGAGGGGCTCCTGCCTGAGCTTCAAGACGAAGCCCTGCGTGATGCGTTATCAGCTGCTATTTTGGAAGCTAACAGCACTGTTTTTAAGGAGGCTTCCAGCGACGATAAGTATCACAATATGGGTACCACTGTCGTTGCTGCCTTGATGAATGGCTCAAGTGGTTATATTGGCCATATCGGGGACAGCAGAGCCTATTTAATAAAGGACAGTGCAGCAGTTCAATTAACCGAGGATCACACGCTAGTCAATGAGCTGTTCAAGAACGGTCAGATCAGTGTGGAGGAATTAGATAATCATCCGCGACGTAATGTGCTGACGAGAGCACTTGGAACAGATGCGGAGGTGGTAGCTGATTTAACTCCTGTTACTCTGCTACCCGGGGAACTTTTGCTTCTGTGCAGTGATGGTTTAAGTAATTTTGTTACCAATGAGCATTTGGGCAAGGTAGCGGGTATACATGAGATACCGTTAGAGGAAAGAGCGGACCGCTTACTTCAGTTGGCACTGCTTGCTGGCGGCGGCGATAATATTAGCGTCGCTTTGTTAGAACATCATGGAGAGGCCGCTGTGCCCGAAACAAAGGAGTGGGATTGA